The following coding sequences are from one Leishmania major strain Friedlin complete genome, chromosome 36 window:
- a CDS encoding histone H4: MAKGKRSTDAKGSQRRQKKVLRDNIRGITRGCVRRMARRGGVKRISSEVYEEVRRVLKAYVEDIVRCSTAYTEYARKKTVTACDVVTALRKQGHILYGYA; encoded by the coding sequence ATGGCCAAGGGCAAGCGCTCCACTGATGCCAAGGGCAGCCAGAGGCGCcagaagaaggtgctgcgcgacaacATCCGCGGCATCACTCGCGGCTGCGTCCGCCGCatggcgcgccgcggcggcgtgaaGCGCATCTCGAGCGAGGTGTACGAagaggtgcgccgcgtgctgaAGGCCTACGTGGAGGACattgtgcgctgcagcacggcctaCACCGAGTACGCGCGCAAGAAGACCGTGACGGCGTGCGATGTTGTGAccgcgctgcgcaagcaAGGCCACATCCTGTACGGCTACGCGTAA